GACTTGATGGATTTTGAAACAACATCAATTCTCATGTTTTTTGGTGTGAAGAAACCCATTAGATCTGCTATCATTTTTGAATCCCATGTCCGGTATACATAATCACCATAAATAATGTGCTCTACCGGATAAGCAAGCATATTCTCTGCACAATAACAGTTTCAGTGGTTACTTAAAAAAACATGATGATTTACATACATTAACACATGATAAATTCTGAACATATTTAGGCTTTACATGCCAACATGATAAGCTAACCACTGTTACTGCCTTAAAAGAACTAGACGAATGAGACCATGTAAGTACAAACCTGAAAGTTCAGCAGCATAATCATCTGCAGCCTGCTCCTCAGCATATCTAAAGTCCATGTTCCCAATATCTTGGAGTTCCTTGAATATCCATTCTTGTGGTGACGCATCACGCAGTAACTTGAGATATTGATAGGTGTAAGCAATGATGTCATAAATCTGTTTTATAGTAGTCACAAGGTCCAATGAGTAacgtaacaaaataaaaatggaaaagaaCAACAGTATATAAAGCTATATACAGTTCAAAAACGATTGAAAATCCCCTGCCTTGAGCTTAGTTAAAATATAACCATTTACCTTCTCTAAACCAGAGTCAGTGAGATGTATAGACATTCCGAAAACATAGGCCAAAGACGAGCGGTTAATTCCATCATCTCCAACACCAGCAGACAGCGAGGTTGCCCAGCCCTTACCTTTAAGGAATGATAGAAGACTTCCTTTGCCCTCTAAAAAGATCATTGTATAAATAATATTCGTCAGTATGCAGTTTACATGCACAAGCACGCTTTAAGAAAACAACATAGAAACGATAAAAATGGATGTGATTCCTCACCATGTCCTAATAGATGTGCTAGATAGTCCTCCGGCTTCTTCACATAGGCATGGCGAAGAGGAGGGAGAGTCCATGTCAAATCAAGAGTATGAACATCTTTAACCGCTTCTAGGCGATATAATTTACCGCCTTCCCAAATAGGACCTTTTGCCTCCAGTGTTGGCATAATTTTGGATCCGTTTTTAACATCGCCAAAGAGTTCTACGACCCAGCTTTCAAGTGTATCGAGAGATTCTGCAAGATTTTATACGTAACCATAAAATTACAATAAACTCAGATAGCAACAAAGGCCATTATTATGAGTTTAATTAACGTTTTTCCAAGAATTAGAGCCAAACGCATCATAAACCTAAAGAAAATACCTCCTCCAATGACAACGAGTTTCATCAATCCACCGTGGTAATATTCCTTGTATAGTTTCATGATGCATTCCCGTAGATCAACCCCATTTTCCATTGCACCACTCAAACTCTTCTTGTTACCTTACAGAGCACAGAAAGGACATTAACATTAACTTATTTCATGAATATCTTAAGTGTGGCAAGAGAGGTACACCGACAAGTCCTTACCCCATGAGAACCTATTAAAAGGATGACCCTTTGCAGACGTATAGCACTGTAATTGTTGCAGACGGCATGCATCATTTTGGAGGGCCTGGTTAAATTCTACAAGTTTGGATCATGTTAGCTATATAAGAGGTCAATTTTCTTGAATGTTGATTAAAGATGAATTTTTCGTAATTTCTAAACAAAGGACTACGGTTATGATTAACATGCAATACCTGAATCAACAGCAAGGACTTCTCGTTCCATGGCTTCAGTCTTCATGAGCGGTGCAACAAAAAACTGAGAGAACCTATTAACAAGAAGACAAACTAAGGTCAAATAAGTGTtccaaagaacaaaaaaaaaaacaaaacggaAAGATTAAACCTAACAGCAATTTCAAATACCGCCTATGGAAAATCTTCTACAGCAAATGATTTAGGTAAAAATGCAGGTGACACATGTTAAGGAGACAATTGACGTTTaaggaacaagaaaaaaacaaatagaactATGCACCTTTTCAAGGCGCCTTGAAGGAACTCTCTCTTGACTTCAAAGTGATAGCAAGTATGCTCCATTTCGGTGTACGCATTAGAGGATCCTCCATGCTTAGACAAGTAACTATCATACTACAAGCCAAAACAAAGTCAAACCCAGAAGATACAttattcaaacaaaacaaaatctgtACTAAACATTGAAAAGATCCAATCATCATCCATTGTGCTTACTTCATTCTCATCGGGGAACTCGGAGCTACCCATAAAAAGCATGTGCTCTGCACAAAACGTTAAACATGAGAGTGATTCAAAAAGTCAAACTGTAGTAACAAACTCATCGAAAGATGAACATACCAAGAAAGTGAGCAAGGCCTTGCGCTTCCGGAGGATCCAAGAAGCTACCCATTGCAACACACATAGCTGCAGCTGCCTGAAACGTCACAGCACAACACAAACGAgtttaaaatcaaatttgttaAAAGAGTTAGAAAGCAGGTGATGTATCTTAAATCGAAATACCTTTTTGGTCTGTTGATCTCCTTTCCCTTCTacttcatcatcatcctcatcatctccttcctcatcatcttcatagCTTCCGtcactatcttcttcttcttcttctccgtcctcatcatcttcatcgaTCTGATCAGCCGCGTATCCTTCGGGGTAAATGTCTGGATCGTGAATGAGCAGAGCAGACAATCCGTTCTCCAATTCAATCACTCTGTACAACCTCCGATCGTTGGGCGACTTCACCACTACATTGTCCAAGGTCGAAACGGCTTTCGTCTCAGGCATCCTTCTCGTTCTGAGAAGATAGCGCGACTCGTGAAGAAGCTGAGGGTATCCGAATCTCCTTCTTAGGTCTTGCTTCTGCTGCTTGTACGCAATGTATCACGATTCCGCCGCTATTGCCCCTCTCCTGAATTttcgtttattttattaaaaataaaaaggaaaaaatcacTAAAACGCAAAATCAAAACTGCAATGTCTTGCCGTTAGTTCCGTAGATATTTGACATGTAAGCCGTTTCATGCTACAGAAACGACACGCACTGCTGCTTTAAGGAACGAAAACATCAAGAAAGATAGATCTCATGCATTCAAGCTAAAATCTAGTGGTGATTAGATTATAGATAATTCACATCTTTAGTTTGCAGATTTTTCAAACTATTCCAATCAATTCATGTTTTGTTCTGAGAACATTTTTcacagattttaaaaattcaaaaaccgTTTTCTTCTCTCTCAATCAGATCTTATTCAAAAGTTAAAGACATTCATTGAAAATTTAGAAGACAAAGTTGCCCTCTTCTGCAGCAGAGGAGAACACACCATCTTCCATCTCACGGAGAGCAGTTGCAGTTGAATCATCTATCCCCAGTAGATATTGCAGCCTCGAAACTTTTTCAGGCGCAGGTTTGGGATCACtctttgaataaatatcataaagATCAGATAATTCCTCTGCGACCTCCCATGACAGTGGCTCAGACGGTACAGCTTTGTCGCATGCAAGCAAATCATTCAACGACGAGACCTAACACACATAGATGCACAAATCAGTCTGAAATATCCAAGAGTTTATGTCAAGATAAGAGAGGTTGCTTACCACTCCTTTACGGTTTCTCTGCCTGAGTAATGCTACTGATTGGATCAGGGAGTTTGATAGTCTACTCCTAGCAAGATCATGAACAACGCCTTTTGCCTTTTCAACATCGATACTGAGATCAGATGGGATGGTCTCGTAGACTTCAGTTTCATCGAACTCACCTGTTCCTGATGAGAATATATCATTCACTGTCTTCTTGAATAGTTTCTCTCTCAGACTCACTGCGATCATGCTGTCTAGGCTGACGTTTGCTTCCTTGAGCTCACGTATCTGCTTTATGTTCAGTCTTCCTTGGTTAACAGCAGTTTCAATCGCGTTCGCCATTTTTGTGGTTGTTATATTCTTTATAACTTTCTCCGCTTGTGGCTGAGGCAACCCAACTTGTTTCTGCAACTCGTCTAGCTGCTCTACTCTAGCCTTTGTCAACTGCCCATCAGCTAAAATCACTTCGGCTTGTTGTCTGAAAGCCTGCTCGGCAAGACCCACGTGAATGTTGACTATTTCTTTCGAAGTCAATCCGAGGATCCCACCAAGCTGGTTCAGAAGCAAGTACTCTGAGTCGTCTCTCTTTGTTGTGATCTGGGCGCCGAATGGGATTCTTGTGACCTCTCCGGTTAGACAGTAGAGCAAGTACGTTTTGTAGAGATCGATCCTGTCCCTGTCGGGAAGGTCATCTTTGAGAGTTATCTCAGTCTGGCCAGGCTTTCCCATCTTCTCAGCGAGTTCCTTGTCAGGTCTTGTCTTTTTGAGTGATTCAAGGGATCCCCATTCCTCAACTTCAGTATCTACTTCTTTCACTTGAATAGGCTCTTCAGGTTCTTTATCAGAAGATTCTCCCTTAATGTCAGCCACCATTTCAGTCACAACCAACGTGTTGAAAGCAATCATTTTCTTGAGCTCCTTTGCTGACTCGGTGCGATTCTCTGCCGCCCTTGCTCGTCTGATGTAGTTTGTGAAAACCCTACGGGCCTGCATCAATGAAGATTTTTCGGTTTCTATTAGAGAAACAAAATCCTAATACCAAATTACCAAACATGGGAAAAGTAAAGAGAATGATATACTCACAGCCTTGCTAGCAATAGACATGGCAGTCTCTCTGGATAACCGAAGACCATGAGCAGCCTTTCTTACTGATTTGCGAGTTTCAGCATCATAACCATCCACTCCAGAAGAAATCGCTTCTCTGACAACCTGGAAACGATGTAACGAACAAGTATCTGTAAGTAAACCGTCCGGTAACAAGGCGATAAGTTGAGATGTGGCCACATGAAGTTATTGGAAACGGATTGAAAACAGGTAAATACGTACTATTAAGTATTAACACTAGAGTTTTTCTAAAAGACAGCGGTGAAATTGCAGTGtcaagacaaaagacaatggGAATAAACAGGGATACAGAAGGGGACTGATAAGCTGGATTACCTTTTCAAATATGCTTCCACAGATTTCTGCATGAGCTGCCTCAATAGTTTGCTGAGGAATACAGAGCATGACTCTTAACCTTAACAAAGCAGCAACATTGTCATCGCTCAGCTCTCCATCAGTAACATACTGTTGAAGCTTCTGCCTATAGATTTCTGAAGAAGAGCAAGTGACTGTCAGATGACTGAGGATAAAAGACTCCAATAAACATTAACACTGTAGGATAACAGCATGTAATCAAAGGAGAGTGACAGACTTGTTggaaaccccaaatccacaaCATTTAAAGCTAGTTTGCAAGGTAAGGGACTAGCAGGTTAACAGTCAAATTGAGAAGATTCTAGTTATTCCATGGACCCCATCCATTCCATTTTTGGGCGATAAAATGGCAATTCAAACTGTCTAACTCATGTACAACATAACAGGATAAGGTCAGGTGGTCCCCATATACCTTCATGGATTGCGCTTGCCTTCTGCGCATCAAAGTGCAGCTCTTCGCATAGCTTTTGAAGGTATTTTGCTTTGCTATCTTGTGCTTCAAGGTCACCACTAGTAACAGCGTTAGCAAGTCTCTTACGGTATGCCTTGGACGTAACATCAACACTAATAGCTTCAGCCTCCCGTGTTCCCAGTCCGAGTATGTTTCTCAGTTGGCTCATTGCCACAAGCTACCAATCAGCAAAAAATGACAACAATTGACATCGCATGGGAAGGAgacagagagaaaaaaaaagtctgAAACCATGCTCCGTATGTACCCACTTTGCAATATAATAAAGAATACAAAACTGGTTTCAGCTTACCTTGTTTTCTTCAATGCGCCCAGTTGATAAAGCATCTGTAACATATGCTCTATAAAGGAGCTTTAAATCATCCATCCTCCTCTCAAAATCAGAATCACCACCTACGCCACATACATCCAAGCTAAGGGCCTAAGATTACTTCTCAAAAGAGACCGTCAAAAGCATCTTTACCTATCAAAGATATAGGGCCAAGACCCCGTGCAAATTGAtctgcctctgaatggcttttcAAGGAAACCAGCAGGTTGTTAAACTCCAGTACTTTTTCAAGCTCTTCCACAACAAGTGACATACTCTTCCTGGATAAAAACAGATCAATAAATGAATAGCATTGTAAACTAAAATAAACTAGATGATCCAATTTAGTTTCAATGTTCATTATAACCGGGATACAAAAACGTCTATAGAATCAAAATCTCATTGATATACTTAAATTCCcacaaaaataagtaaataactaTGTAACTTATCCGACTAAAAAAGTTATTATAATAAGAGCTACAACACTAAAGGAAACGATAGAAAAGGTCAGCTTTTTGTAAAATCAAACCTCAGGGTAAAGCAAAAGAACATTAACATCTTCTTCACATGTATCATAATTTTtccatatatttttctatatgtGATTCAATAATACAATGCCTTACACTGCTCGTGTGCGGGATTTTAGTACGCTAAGTGCTGAAGAAATATTCTCTATGGCTACTGTTCTTGTATGTTCTCTAAACAAGTCTTCAGCAAGCTGCAACGGAGAAGAAAATGTCAGAAGAACTATAGCCAGTGACAGTACGAAGTCAATGACACAAAGAGATAGAATACCTCATCAGAAAGCTTAATTGATAGTTGTGCTTTTCTCAGGTCCACAAGGTTTTCTACGTTAATATCTGCAAGAACATGTTAATAGACATATAACCATGTAAGTTTCCATGCATAAAGCTGCAGAAAAAGCTAAGCCGTATATATTATCAATGTCAAATGAGAAGTTCCGTGCCGAATATTCAGACATCTTGCTATAAGAGGAACAttactaaactctatttcaAGGAAGTGACACAATAGATGATAAAACCAGCTCAGGCAAATTCATCCATTCTACAAGCGTAACATTACTTAtctttaaatgaaaaaataacatTACCTCTACCAACTAATTTCAACCTTTCGGCATACAGTTGCTTTGCATTTTCACGAATAGCAATCTCAACCTGTACACGAGATTAATACATTAGCGAAGAACTTCATATTACCAAGTTGGAAGCAGGTGCCAAAAATGTATGCAAAATCACATGTTCGACAAAACTGGAAATGCCTACCTGAGCATCTGTGACCTTCAGAACTCGCTTCCAAGGCAAAAGGAAGGATGCAGCGTCTCCAAACACAAGAGCTGAAACATATACAAGCCTCATAAATGCCTGCACTGGGAGCATACAACTTGTGATCACACTTGTGCTCTCTTGCTGAACCAAGCTacaatatataaacaaatactAGACACAAGCGCGACTCACCCGACGCTGTTCGGCATCCCCTTCACGCTCCCCAGTCTCAAGCCTTTGCCTAAATATCCTCCTGCCAATCTAGACAAGACCAACGAGTTAGTAATTCTACATTCAAAATCCTTCTGAATCAACTGCAAAAAGGCTAAGTGATAACTCAAACGAATAAAACACCTCCATGTGCATGGAGGCTGCATCAGGGTCGTCTATTCCCAAAGCACTCTTGAATTTGACTATCTTATCCACTTCATCTCCTTTAAGAGACTGTCCTTCAGCTGGAAGCACCGAAGTCACGTACCTAACCAAGATTAAGATGCAAAGATTAACTAATGAACTCTCCACACTAAGATTAGGAGCAAGAACTTGACTCACCGGCAATATATATCACAAATCTCAGCCTGGAATGCCTCATCTCCTTTGTTGACACCATACCTGCAACATATAAGCAAATTTTAATCCTCTCTATATCCTCTTTCATCTTAAAATTCAAGCAACCACTAACCTAGAAGCTATCTTTTCAATATCATCTTTAGTCACAGAGGCAGGATCTTCAATTTCAGCAACATAATTGTGCAAACCGATGGCAGCCACCTCCGGTACGGCGGAGTTCATCGCATATACGACAGCTCCACCGGCGGCTCCAGCTGCAGCAGCCGCACCAAATGCAATATTCCTCGAGCCAGCTAACCGGAGCCCAAGGCCATAGCCAGAAGCTAGCGACGCCGCTAGAACGACAGCGGAAGTCGCCAGCCTCACCGGCGGCGTCATTTTCTCCACAATCGGTTGCAATCCGGTGAGCTCCTTCTTGTTCCCGTGTACATCTGATTTCTTCGTAGACACCAATGGTTGCTCGGACGAAGTAGCTGCGCAGCGAGGGAACGAAACTCGGTAACGGCGGCGAGACGGAGATTGAGACTGCGATAAACGGAGAGGTGACGGAGTGAGGAAGTGGCAGAGTAGAGGAGGCCGAGGGGAAGGTGAGATTGGAGCGTTAGTGGCGGTGATAAGCGAGGGATTCATGATTCCCCTCTACTGTGAAGAAGCTCGTAGGGTTTAATTATTCGAAGAAGTGAAGAGAGAGGATAGAAACGAGGAGGAAGAAAGAGGAAAGGGATAGGACTTTTAAAACGTCGTAACGTTTGTAACAATATATCAAAACACTGCGTGCCGTTTTAATCTATGATAAACGGTGAgaagttaaaataaaaacaaagtagACGGCGCGCGCGCGTAAATTGGAAACGGGACGATTTCTACTCTCTTCTTTGCCTGGTTCTTTGGCTCTTTAGAGCATTTTATTAGTGAATCCCCCCTTGggttcataaaaaaattttaatatatttttggtggGATGATGAATAGTGTTGAACctgtatattttttgttcttctaTTAGTGAACATGAAGATGGAGTTCttaggaataaaaaaaaaatttataatattttttaaaagtttttattcaaTACAATGAGAATTCATGAACATACAAAGATTATTCATCTTGATTACCAAACTTTTGCCATATATTTTTGACTAAATTAGCTTGCAAACGAGCATGTATCCGTTGATCCCAAATTTGATTGCGAATGCCAAGCATATTACCGATATTGGAAAGGATGTCCGTAGAGTACGAAAAATCAACTTGGGAACTTCTGCTCGTCTCTTCGGCTTTTTGGCTTGAACATCAAATACTGACTCGAATGCATGATCAAATTGTTGGTAGAACATTTCTTCAAAAGCTTCGTTTAATCTTTCATCAACACCATCAGATAATGAGGAAgacattgtatttttttttagaagagAAATGAACAACCTATTGAGTTAAGTGTTTGGGAATTTGGCTAAgtgtttggaaaaaaaaatttgatgttcgTTGATATAGTGCTTGAGAGCTTTGTGGCTTATCTTGATCGAAGGATACGAAGGTTTTAGGAGTGTTCAAGAGGTTTTACATGAGATAGAACAAGTTTGGTATTAGAAGAGATGGAATTTTGGTTaagtgtttttgaaaaaaaaaattgtgatagaACTAGTATACAAGTACAGAGACAATATTACAAGAGAGAAAGGAACTACAAGGTTTTAGATTCAGAGGTAATCGATAGAAGAAAAGAGAGACATAGTTTATATAGAGTGCAAAGAGACATAGGTCACAAGTACATAGACATTTTACATAATCCGTGAATGAAAAAACAAAGTGTAGAAAGCAACAAAATTCTACACTTTCCCGTGAAACAAACAGACATAGTACATTCATTACACATCAAGCCAGTACAACCCGTGAAACAAACAGACGATCAAGTTGAGTTAAAGTCCTGCGCCAGACAAGCACCTGTGACCTGCACAACAAGACAGAACAAGCAAGTTAAACCAGAAGCTATatagtaaaagaaaaagaaaccagAAAGGCACTAACAAGATCAAAGGCACTAACAAAATCAAAGCAACCTACTAAGTTTCAAGCAACTAACAAAGTCGAAGCAACCTATAAGTTTCAATATCAAACCAGATTCAAGCAACTAACTTCACTGACCAGAACTAGCAACCTACTAAGTTTTACAACAACAAGTAAGTTTCAAGCAAGTTAAAGGCACTAGCAATATCAAAGCAATTCGGATATGAGTTTGTTCTTCAGAGACACTTCTATTTCAGATAGTGTATCTTTTCAGGCAAGGAGACGATCAAGGAGTCTGTGTTTGGATATGTTCTCTTTCACAACTAGCATGCTCTCTAATTGATCATAAGCTGCTTCATTCCCATGCTTCTTGCGTTTGGCTGCTTTGCAAGCCTTAACACCAGGAGGCCTAACCTTTTCCAAGTGAGGCACCACCTCCGCAGGTTCCTTCCTTTTGTCCTTTGCACCATCTCTGGACAAACAATTTGATCTCCATTTTTGATCAAACCGTAGTTCCCTCCAGGCATGTTCAAGGCTGAACTTCACCTGGTAGTCATTTAAGAAGATGTCATGGGCAGCCTTCATGATATCATTCTCATTTTGGCCACTAGCTTGCTCCTTGACAGCCGCCTCATAGCAACCCACAAACTTGCACACCTGCTCATTCACTcttccccacctctgcttacattgACTTGCCTCTCTAGGAGGTAAGCCACTGAGCTGAGGGCTTGAAACGAACCCTAAATCGAACCCTCATGACGCTTTACAACCATCAAACGAAACCCCCTAATCGATTTACAACTCTATCtcgaaacccccaaatcgattaagaaccctaaacccccaaatcgattttgaATCCCCGGTAAAGGAACCCTAAATCGAACCCGCATGAAGATTTACAACCATAAATCGAAACCCCCTTCTCGATTTAGAACCCTAACTCgaaatccccaaatcgatttcgATTTCCCGAGATCGCTTTCGAGCCCAAAATCGATTCTATTATAACGTCAAAGTACTCGATACTCACCTGAGCTCGTGGAGGAGACAGTCTGTCGTCGATTAGATGGAGAAAAGCTATGGCGTCGCCGTCGCTCGACAAATCGCCTCGGAGAGAAAGAAACCCTAGaaatgagagaaaatgagagaGCTATCGAGAGATCCGTGTTTCGATTTCGTCAACACAAAAACGTCCTTCCAATGAGGTGTTGCCACGTGGCTTGAACCCGTATCATACGGGTTCACTCTGGCGAACCGGTTCACCGAAATTAgcccatttttttaattaaaaaagtatttCGGGCCTATGAATCCGAGCCCATGAACCCCTTGTGATACTCTAATAGGCATGCTCTTAGCTACAGTTATTAGGAGTCTAAATAACAGACTATGCACTTTATTAGGAGACTTGGTTCCAGCAGAGCGGGGCGAGACACGATGCTATCGAACAACATTGAACATACTTTTCATTAGGAACGTTTGTCAAGTTCAATCTTCTATGCCCATGCAGACTCTTCAGAGTTTCAAGACTCCACAAAATCCAACGGCCGCCTCTTTCGCCAAGAAGTGAAATCGGAGCTTTGTCTGTCTCTTGAGGACAGTGCTATTTGTGGGATGGTAATGATTTGCTAATTTTTAGCTGTTTAAAAAGCACCGTGTGGTTTAAAGTCTAAACCAAATTAAtgttcttatttttatatatttgattcaaGTTGGGATAGTAGTTTGAAGGAGGCAGGAACTTTAGACTT
The window above is part of the Brassica napus cultivar Da-Ae chromosome C8, Da-Ae, whole genome shotgun sequence genome. Proteins encoded here:
- the LOC125591532 gene encoding glutathione S-transferase T3-like, with protein sequence MVVNLHAGFVSSPQLSGLPPREASQCKQRWGRVNEQVCKFVGCYEAAVKEQASGQNENDIMKAAHDIFLNDYQVKFSLEHAWRELRFDQKWRSNCLSRDGAKDKRKEPAEVVPHLEKVRPPGVKACKAAKRKKHGNEAAYDQLESMLVVKENISKHRLLDRLLA
- the LOC125591412 gene encoding protein TIC110, chloroplastic-like, coding for MNPSLITATNAPISPSPRPPLLCHFLTPSPLRLSQSQSPSRRRYRVSFPRCAATSSEQPLVSTKKSDVHGNKKELTGLQPIVEKMTPPVRLATSAVVLAASLASGYGLGLRLAGSRNIAFGAAAAAGAAGGAVVYAMNSAVPEVAAIGLHNYVAEIEDPASVTKDDIEKIASRYGVNKGDEAFQAEICDIYCRYVTSVLPAEGQSLKGDEVDKIVKFKSALGIDDPDAASMHMEIGRRIFRQRLETGEREGDAEQRRAFMRLVYVSALVFGDAASFLLPWKRVLKVTDAQVEIAIRENAKQLYAERLKLVGRDINVENLVDLRKAQLSIKLSDELAEDLFREHTRTVAIENISSALSVLKSRTRAVKSMSLVVEELEKVLEFNNLLVSLKSHSEADQFARGLGPISLIGGDSDFERRMDDLKLLYRAYVTDALSTGRIEENKLVAMSQLRNILGLGTREAEAISVDVTSKAYRKRLANAVTSGDLEAQDSKAKYLQKLCEELHFDAQKASAIHEEIYRQKLQQYVTDGELSDDNVAALLRLRVMLCIPQQTIEAAHAEICGSIFEKVVREAISSGVDGYDAETRKSVRKAAHGLRLSRETAMSIASKAARRVFTNYIRRARAAENRTESAKELKKMIAFNTLVVTEMVADIKGESSDKEPEEPIQVKEVDTEVEEWGSLESLKKTRPDKELAEKMGKPGQTEITLKDDLPDRDRIDLYKTYLLYCLTGEVTRIPFGAQITTKRDDSEYLLLNQLGGILGLTSKEIVNIHVGLAEQAFRQQAEVILADGQLTKARVEQLDELQKQVGLPQPQAEKVIKNITTTKMANAIETAVNQGRLNIKQIRELKEANVSLDSMIAVSLREKLFKKTVNDIFSSGTGEFDETEVYETIPSDLSIDVEKAKGVVHDLARSRLSNSLIQSVALLRQRNRKGVVSSLNDLLACDKAVPSEPLSWEVAEELSDLYDIYSKSDPKPAPEKVSRLQYLLGIDDSTATALREMEDGVFSSAAEEGNFVF